From the genome of Mycobacterium dioxanotrophicus, one region includes:
- a CDS encoding DUF885 domain-containing protein, which translates to MANGMHFGVDQGTGAAADSADFIREYLLLGLRFDRVEEGYVDSFTGDPALRRAVENEPAPDPADLARQADRLLGDIPQDLDRDRADYLAAHLRALNCAGRKFAGEEVGFVDEVQAYFDVRIGKGDPERYREAHAKLDDALGGSGPLADRIQAHRTGDEIPPARLEECIHAFSSALRDRVRAEYPLPDTETITYEVVTDKPWSGFNYYLGDYRSTVAVNADLKQQMANLPRLVAHESYPGHHTEHCRKEAGLVDRQGQLEQTIFLVNTPQCLMAEGLADLALYAAIGPGWGAWASEIYADLGLRFDGERAEAVSEAMAGLADVRQDAALMLHDEHRDVDDVVAFLKRWLLVNDERARQMLRFLSSPLWRAYTSTYIEGYRLLRAWLDARPADVTLTSRFGRLLDEPLIPSTLRA; encoded by the coding sequence ATGGCTAACGGGATGCACTTCGGGGTGGACCAGGGGACTGGCGCAGCGGCAGATTCAGCAGACTTCATCCGCGAATATCTGCTGCTCGGTTTGCGCTTCGACCGTGTCGAGGAGGGCTACGTCGACTCGTTCACCGGCGACCCCGCATTGCGTCGCGCCGTCGAGAACGAGCCCGCGCCCGACCCTGCCGACCTGGCCCGGCAGGCCGACCGGCTCCTCGGTGACATACCGCAGGATCTGGACCGCGACCGCGCCGACTATCTCGCCGCGCACCTGCGCGCACTGAACTGCGCGGGGCGCAAGTTCGCCGGCGAGGAGGTGGGTTTCGTCGACGAGGTGCAGGCCTACTTCGACGTGCGGATCGGCAAGGGCGACCCCGAGCGGTATCGCGAGGCGCACGCCAAGCTCGACGACGCTCTCGGCGGCTCAGGCCCGCTGGCCGACCGCATCCAGGCACACCGCACAGGCGACGAGATCCCGCCGGCGCGTCTCGAGGAGTGCATTCACGCGTTCTCCTCGGCGCTGCGGGACCGGGTGCGCGCCGAATATCCGCTGCCCGACACCGAAACCATCACCTACGAGGTGGTCACCGACAAGCCGTGGTCGGGCTTCAACTACTACCTCGGCGACTACCGCTCGACGGTGGCGGTCAACGCCGACCTCAAGCAACAGATGGCCAACCTGCCCCGGCTGGTCGCTCACGAGTCCTATCCCGGCCATCACACCGAGCACTGCCGCAAGGAGGCCGGGTTGGTGGACCGGCAGGGCCAGCTGGAACAGACGATCTTCCTGGTCAACACCCCGCAGTGCCTGATGGCAGAAGGCTTGGCCGATCTGGCGCTGTACGCCGCCATCGGTCCGGGATGGGGCGCGTGGGCTTCGGAGATCTACGCCGACCTTGGTCTGCGCTTCGACGGCGAGCGCGCCGAAGCCGTGTCCGAGGCGATGGCCGGGCTGGCCGACGTGCGTCAGGACGCGGCGCTGATGCTGCACGACGAGCACCGCGACGTCGACGACGTGGTCGCCTTCCTCAAGCGGTGGCTGCTGGTCAATGACGAGCGGGCCCGGCAGATGCTGCGGTTCTTGTCCTCGCCGCTGTGGCGCGCCTACACCAGCACCTACATCGAGGGCTATCGGCTGCTGCGGGCATGGCTGGATGCGCGGCCCGCCGACGTGACGTTGACGTCGCGGTTCGGCAGGCTGCTCGACGAGCCGCTGATCCCGTCGACATTGCGGGCTTAG
- the coaA gene encoding type I pantothenate kinase has product MPRPSEPSPYVEFDRIQWRSLRMSTPLKLTEDELLRLRGMGEKLDLLEVEEVYLPLARLIHLQVAARQRLFAATAEFLGEPQQNPDRPVPFVIGVAGSVAVGKSTTARVLQALLARWEHHLRVDLVTTDGFLYPNKELNRRNLMHRKGFPESYDRRALMRFVTGVKSGADEACAPVYSHLLYDIVPGEKQIVRHPDILILEGLNVLQTGPALMVSDLFDFSVYVDARIEDIENWYISRFLTMRSTAFADPASHFHHYSTLTDEQAVFAARDIWHSINRPNLIENILPTRPRATLVLRKDADHAINRLRLRKL; this is encoded by the coding sequence ATGCCGCGGCCCAGCGAGCCGAGCCCCTATGTGGAGTTCGACCGAATCCAATGGCGTTCGCTGCGCATGTCGACCCCGCTGAAACTCACCGAGGACGAACTGCTGCGCCTGCGCGGCATGGGCGAGAAGCTCGACCTCCTCGAGGTGGAAGAGGTCTACCTGCCGCTCGCCCGATTGATCCACCTGCAGGTGGCCGCGCGTCAGCGGCTGTTCGCCGCCACCGCGGAGTTCCTCGGTGAGCCGCAGCAGAACCCGGATCGACCCGTGCCGTTCGTGATCGGGGTGGCGGGCAGCGTGGCGGTCGGCAAGTCCACCACCGCGCGTGTGCTGCAGGCCCTGCTGGCCCGCTGGGAGCACCACCTGCGCGTCGACCTGGTCACCACCGACGGTTTCCTCTACCCGAACAAAGAGCTCAACCGCCGGAACCTGATGCACCGCAAAGGTTTCCCGGAGAGCTACGACCGTCGGGCGTTGATGCGGTTCGTCACCGGGGTGAAGTCAGGGGCCGACGAGGCCTGCGCACCGGTGTATTCGCACCTGCTCTACGACATCGTGCCCGGCGAGAAGCAGATCGTCCGCCACCCCGACATTCTCATCCTGGAGGGGCTCAACGTCCTGCAGACCGGACCCGCGCTGATGGTGTCGGATCTTTTCGACTTCTCGGTGTACGTCGACGCACGCATCGAAGACATTGAGAATTGGTACATCTCACGATTCCTGACCATGCGGTCGACGGCCTTCGCCGACCCGGCGTCGCACTTCCACCACTACTCGACGCTGACCGACGAGCAGGCCGTGTTCGCCGCCCGCGACATCTGGCATTCCATCAACCGGCCCAACCTGATCGAGAACATCCTGCCGACCCGCCCGCGGGCCACCCTGGTGCTGCGCAAGGACGCCGACCACGCCATCAATCGGCTGCGGCTGCGGAAACTCTGA